A single Stutzerimonas stutzeri DNA region contains:
- a CDS encoding DUF2333 family protein — protein MLDWKNRFGRLGSSASTARAQGPARNPLVLALAVVVGLYLLVALLVGWYWSSEPDRFPVQQHVRQAADASQRQIVNGFTTVETLKRVASTLLDKPGGYLTNDVAPPGLWLDNMPSWEYGVLVQVRDLSRALRKDFARSQSQSTEDADLSKAEPLFNFDNRSWALPASESEYRNGIRFLDRYLARLSDPAPKAQFYSRADNLNNWLGDVGTRLGSLSQRLSASVGRVRLDPQVSPDMERDGVQQVVEEARVETSWLQIDNVFYEARGQAWALSHLLRAIEVDFADVLAKKNATVSVRQIIRELEAAQEPLWSPMVLNGSGYGVLANHSLVMANYISRANAAIIDLRNLLSQG, from the coding sequence ATGTTGGATTGGAAGAACCGCTTTGGCCGCCTTGGCTCATCGGCAAGCACCGCCAGAGCGCAAGGGCCGGCGCGCAATCCGCTCGTGCTGGCACTCGCCGTGGTGGTGGGGCTCTATCTGCTGGTTGCGCTACTGGTGGGCTGGTACTGGAGTTCCGAGCCTGACCGTTTCCCGGTGCAACAGCATGTCCGGCAGGCGGCCGATGCGTCGCAACGACAGATCGTCAATGGTTTCACGACGGTCGAAACCCTCAAGCGGGTCGCCAGCACGCTGCTCGACAAACCCGGCGGCTACCTGACCAATGACGTTGCGCCGCCCGGCCTGTGGCTGGACAACATGCCCAGCTGGGAATACGGGGTGCTGGTTCAGGTCCGCGACCTCAGCCGTGCGCTGCGCAAGGATTTCGCCCGCTCGCAATCCCAGTCGACCGAGGACGCCGACCTGTCCAAGGCCGAACCGCTGTTCAATTTCGATAATCGCAGTTGGGCCTTGCCGGCCAGCGAATCGGAATACCGTAACGGTATCCGCTTTCTGGACCGCTACCTGGCGCGTTTGAGCGATCCGGCGCCCAAGGCGCAGTTCTATTCGCGGGCAGACAACCTCAATAACTGGCTGGGCGATGTCGGCACCCGGTTGGGGTCGCTGTCGCAACGTCTGTCGGCCAGCGTCGGTCGGGTGCGCCTGGACCCTCAGGTCTCGCCTGACATGGAGCGTGACGGGGTACAGCAAGTGGTCGAGGAAGCCCGCGTCGAGACCTCGTGGTTGCAGATTGATAATGTCTTCTACGAAGCGCGCGGACAGGCCTGGGCCTTGTCGCATCTGCTGCGCGCCATCGAGGTCGACTTCGCCGATGTGCTGGCCAAGAAGAACGCCACGGTAAGCGTCAGGCAGATCATCCGCGAACTCGAGGCCGCGCAGGAGCCACTCTGGAGCCCGATGGTGCTCAACGGCAGCGGCTATGGTGTGCTCGCCAACCATTCGCTGGTCATGGCGAACTACATCTCGCGCGCCAACGCAGCGATCATCGATCTGCGCAATCTGCTGTCGCAGGGCTGA